A genomic stretch from Pseudomonas alkylphenolica includes:
- the hslU gene encoding ATP-dependent protease ATPase subunit HslU — MSMTPREIVHELNRHIIGQDDAKRAVAIALRNRWRRMQLPAELRVEVTPKNILMIGPTGVGKTEIARRLAKLANAPFIKVEATKFTEVGYVGRDVESIIRDLADAAIKMLREQEIVRVGHRAEDAAEERILDALLPPARTGFNEDQVNTQDSNTRQLFRKRLREGQLDDKEIEIEVAEAMGVDISAPPGMEEMTNQLQNLFANMGKGKRKSRKLKVKEALKLVRDEEASRLVNEDELKAKALEAVEQHGIVFIDEIDKVAKRGNVGGADVSREGVQRDLLPLIEGCTVNTKLGMVKTDHILFIASGAFHLSKPSDLVPELQGRLPIRVELKALSPEDFERILSEPHASLTEQYRELLKTEGLHIEFAAEGIKRLAEIAWQVNEKTENIGARRLHTLLERLLEEVSFSAGDLASTHNEAPIRIDAEYVNSHLGELAQNEDLSRYIL; from the coding sequence ATGTCCATGACCCCCCGCGAGATCGTCCACGAACTCAACCGCCACATCATCGGCCAGGACGACGCCAAGCGCGCCGTCGCCATTGCCCTGCGCAACCGCTGGCGGCGTATGCAGCTCCCGGCTGAGCTGCGCGTTGAAGTCACGCCAAAGAACATCCTGATGATCGGCCCGACCGGTGTCGGCAAGACCGAAATCGCCCGGCGCCTGGCCAAACTGGCCAATGCCCCGTTCATCAAGGTCGAAGCGACCAAGTTCACCGAAGTCGGCTACGTTGGCCGTGACGTCGAGTCGATCATTCGTGATCTGGCCGATGCCGCGATCAAGATGCTCCGCGAGCAGGAAATCGTCCGTGTCGGCCACCGTGCCGAAGACGCCGCCGAAGAGCGCATCCTTGATGCCCTGCTGCCACCGGCACGCACCGGCTTCAACGAAGACCAGGTCAACACCCAGGACTCCAACACCCGCCAGCTGTTCCGCAAGCGCCTGCGCGAAGGCCAGCTGGATGACAAGGAGATCGAGATCGAAGTGGCCGAAGCCATGGGCGTCGACATTTCCGCGCCACCGGGCATGGAAGAGATGACCAACCAGCTGCAGAACCTGTTCGCCAACATGGGCAAGGGCAAGCGCAAGAGCCGCAAGCTCAAGGTCAAGGAAGCGCTCAAGCTGGTGCGCGATGAAGAAGCCAGCCGCCTGGTCAACGAAGACGAGCTCAAGGCCAAGGCCCTGGAAGCGGTCGAGCAGCACGGCATCGTGTTCATCGACGAAATCGACAAGGTTGCCAAGCGTGGCAACGTCGGCGGCGCCGATGTCTCGCGCGAAGGCGTACAGCGCGACCTGCTGCCGCTGATCGAAGGCTGCACGGTGAACACCAAACTGGGCATGGTCAAGACCGACCACATCCTGTTCATCGCCTCCGGTGCCTTCCACCTGAGCAAGCCGAGCGACCTGGTGCCTGAGCTGCAAGGCCGTCTGCCGATCCGCGTCGAACTCAAGGCCCTGAGCCCGGAAGACTTCGAGCGCATCCTCAGCGAACCGCACGCCTCGCTGACCGAGCAATACCGCGAGCTGCTGAAAACCGAAGGCCTGCATATCGAGTTCGCCGCCGAAGGTATCAAGCGCCTGGCCGAGATCGCCTGGCAGGTCAACGAGAAAACCGAGAACATCGGTGCCCGTCGCCTGCACACCCTGCTCGAGCGCCTGCTTGAAGAGGTGTCGTTCAGTGCCGGTGACCTGGCCAGCACCCACAACGAAGCGCCGATCCGTATCGACGCCGAGTACGTCAACAGCCACCTCGGCGAATTGGCGCAGAACGAAGACCTTTCTCGTTATATTCTGTAA
- a CDS encoding gamma-butyrobetaine hydroxylase-like domain-containing protein → MARLPSGINLHKASKTLTLTYGPDEVYHLPAEFLRVHSPSAEVQGHGNPILQYGKLGVGLSGLEPAGQYALKLTFDDGHDSGLFTWEYLEQLCLRQQELWDDYLAELAKAGKSRDPNESIVKLML, encoded by the coding sequence ATGGCCAGACTCCCCAGCGGCATCAACCTGCACAAAGCCTCCAAGACCCTCACCCTGACCTACGGGCCCGATGAGGTGTACCACCTGCCCGCCGAATTCCTGCGCGTGCACTCGCCTTCCGCCGAGGTCCAGGGCCACGGCAACCCGATCCTCCAGTACGGCAAGCTTGGCGTCGGCCTGAGCGGCCTGGAACCTGCCGGTCAGTACGCACTGAAGCTGACCTTCGACGACGGCCACGACAGCGGTCTGTTCACCTGGGAGTACCTGGAGCAACTATGCCTGCGCCAGCAGGAACTCTGGGACGACTATCTCGCCGAGCTGGCCAAGGCCGGAAAATCGCGCGACCCCAACGAGTCCATCGTCAAGCTGATGCTCTAG
- the phaC gene encoding class II poly(R)-hydroxyalkanoic acid synthase encodes MSNKNNDDLQRQASENTLGLNPVIGLRRKDLLTSARMVLGQAVRQPLHSAKHVAHFGLELKNVIFGKSALQPESDDRRFNDPAWSQNPLYRRYLQTYLAWRKELHDWIDTSNLSDQDISRGHFVINLMTEAMAPTNSAANPAAVKRFFETGGKSLLDGLSNLAKDMVHNGGMPSQVNMEAFEVGKNLGTSEGAVVFRNDVLELIQYRPITEQVHARPLLVVPPQINKFYVFDLSPEKSLARFCLRSNVQTFIVSWRNPTKAQREWGLSTYIDALKEAVDVILAITGSKDLNMLGACSGGITCTALLGHYAALGETKVNALTLLVSVLDTTLDNQVALFVDEQTLETAKRHSYQAGVLEGRDMAKVFAWMRPNDLIWNYWVNNYLLGNEPPVFDILFWNNDTTRLPAAFHGDLIEMFKSNPLTRADALEVCGTPIDLKKVTADIYSLAGTTDHITPWQSCYRSAQLFGGNVEFVLSNSGHIQSILNPPGNPKARYMTGSELPNLASDWQENAHKHTDSWWLHWQAWMAARSGELKKAPARLGNRAYPAGEASPGTYVHER; translated from the coding sequence ATGAGTAACAAGAACAACGATGACCTGCAGCGCCAAGCCTCGGAAAACACACTGGGCCTGAACCCGGTGATCGGCTTGCGCCGTAAGGATTTGCTGACATCTGCGCGAATGGTGCTGGGCCAGGCCGTTCGCCAACCGCTGCACAGTGCCAAGCATGTCGCGCATTTCGGCTTGGAACTCAAGAACGTGATCTTCGGCAAGTCGGCCCTGCAACCGGAGAGCGACGACCGTCGCTTCAACGACCCGGCCTGGAGCCAGAACCCGCTTTATCGCCGCTACCTGCAGACCTACCTTGCCTGGCGTAAAGAACTGCACGACTGGATCGATACCAGCAACCTGTCGGACCAGGACATCAGTCGCGGTCACTTCGTCATCAACCTGATGACCGAAGCCATGGCCCCGACCAACAGCGCGGCCAACCCGGCGGCGGTCAAACGTTTCTTTGAAACCGGCGGCAAAAGCCTGCTCGACGGCCTGTCGAACCTGGCCAAGGACATGGTCCACAATGGCGGCATGCCCAGCCAGGTGAACATGGAGGCCTTCGAGGTCGGCAAGAACCTGGGCACCAGCGAAGGCGCAGTGGTGTTTCGCAACGACGTGCTGGAACTGATCCAGTACCGGCCGATCACCGAACAGGTGCATGCCCGCCCGCTGCTGGTGGTGCCGCCACAGATCAACAAGTTCTATGTCTTCGACCTGAGCCCGGAGAAGAGCCTGGCGCGCTTCTGCCTGCGCTCCAATGTACAGACCTTCATCGTCAGCTGGCGCAACCCGACCAAGGCCCAGCGCGAATGGGGCCTGTCGACCTACATCGATGCGCTCAAGGAAGCCGTCGACGTGATCCTGGCGATCACCGGCAGCAAAGACCTGAACATGCTCGGCGCCTGCTCCGGCGGCATCACCTGCACCGCCCTGCTCGGTCACTACGCAGCGCTGGGCGAAACCAAGGTCAATGCCCTGACCCTGCTGGTCAGCGTCCTCGACACCACCCTCGACAACCAGGTCGCACTGTTCGTCGACGAACAGACCCTGGAAACCGCCAAGCGCCACTCCTATCAGGCCGGGGTGCTTGAAGGCCGCGACATGGCCAAGGTGTTTGCCTGGATGCGCCCTAACGACCTGATCTGGAACTACTGGGTCAACAACTACCTGCTCGGCAACGAGCCGCCGGTGTTCGACATCCTGTTCTGGAACAACGACACCACGCGCCTGCCGGCCGCCTTCCATGGCGACCTGATCGAAATGTTCAAAAGTAATCCACTGACCCGTGCCGATGCACTGGAAGTGTGCGGTACGCCGATCGACCTGAAGAAAGTCACCGCCGACATCTACAGCCTGGCCGGCACCACCGATCACATCACTCCGTGGCAGTCCTGCTACCGTTCGGCGCAGCTGTTTGGCGGCAATGTCGAGTTCGTGCTGTCCAACAGCGGGCATATCCAGAGCATCCTCAACCCGCCGGGCAACCCCAAGGCACGCTACATGACCGGTAGCGAGCTGCCGAACCTGGCGAGCGACTGGCAAGAGAATGCCCACAAGCACACCGATTCCTGGTGGCTGCACTGGCAGGCCTGGATGGCGGCACGCTCCGGGGAACTGAAAAAAGCGCCGGCGCGGCTGGGTAACAGGGCCTACCCCGCTGGCGAAGCATCGCCGGGGACCTACGTTCACGAGCGTTGA
- the phaZ gene encoding poly(3-hydroxyalkanoate) depolymerase, with protein sequence MPQPYIFRTVDLGGQTIRTAVRPGKPHLTPLLIFNGIGANLELVFPFIQALDPDLEVIAFDVPGVGGSSTPRHPYRFPGLAKLTARMLDYLDYGQVNAIGVSWGGALAQQFAHDYPERCKKLVLAATAAGAVMVPGKPKVLWLMASPRRYIQPSHVIRIAPQIYGGAFRRDPDLATAHAAKVRSSGKLGYYWQLFAGLGWTSIHWLHKIQQPTLVLAGDDDPLIPLINMRLLAWRIPNAQLHIIDDGHLFLITRAEAVAPIIMKFLEQERQRAVMHPRPAPG encoded by the coding sequence ATGCCGCAACCGTACATATTCAGAACCGTCGACCTGGGTGGCCAGACCATCCGCACCGCGGTTCGCCCCGGCAAGCCGCACTTGACGCCCTTGCTGATCTTCAATGGCATCGGCGCCAACCTGGAGCTGGTGTTCCCGTTCATCCAGGCCCTGGACCCGGACCTGGAGGTCATCGCCTTCGACGTACCGGGTGTCGGTGGCTCTTCGACGCCCAGGCATCCCTACCGTTTTCCCGGGCTGGCCAAGCTCACCGCGCGCATGCTCGATTACCTCGACTATGGGCAGGTCAATGCCATTGGCGTGTCCTGGGGTGGTGCACTGGCGCAGCAGTTTGCCCATGACTATCCCGAGCGCTGCAAGAAACTGGTGCTGGCGGCTACCGCGGCGGGCGCAGTCATGGTGCCGGGCAAGCCGAAAGTACTGTGGTTGATGGCAAGTCCCAGGCGCTACATACAACCGTCGCATGTCATCCGCATCGCCCCGCAGATCTATGGCGGTGCCTTTCGCCGCGACCCGGACCTGGCCACGGCGCATGCCGCCAAGGTGCGTTCCTCAGGCAAGCTCGGCTACTACTGGCAGCTGTTCGCCGGGCTTGGCTGGACCAGCATCCACTGGCTGCACAAGATCCAGCAGCCGACCCTGGTGCTGGCCGGTGACGATGACCCGTTGATTCCACTGATAAATATGCGTCTGCTGGCCTGGCGTATTCCCAATGCCCAGCTACACATAATCGACGACGGTCACTTGTTCCTGATTACCCGGGCTGAAGCGGTGGCCCCGATCATCATGAAGTTTCTCGAGCAAGAGCGCCAACGCGCCGTCATGCACCCACGCCCAGCCCCCGGTTAA
- the phaC gene encoding class II poly(R)-hydroxyalkanoic acid synthase, with translation MKDKPAKGSVPVPASYMNVQNAITGLRGRDLLSTLRNVSRHSLRHPLHTAKHMLALGNQLGRVLLGDTPHQPNPRDNRFKDPAWNLNPFYSRGLQAYLAWQKQTRQWIDESQLEPDDRARAHFLFALLNDAMSPSNSLLNPAAVKELFNSGGLSLVRGLNHLVDDLRHNDGLPRQVNPHAFEVGRNLATTPGAVVFRSELLELIQYKPMSEKQYARPVLVVPPQINKFYIFDLSPANSFVQYMLKNGLQTFMISWRNPDPRHREWGLSSYVEALEEAMNVCRAITGSREVNLMGACAGGLTMAALQGHLQAKRQLRRVSSATYLVSLLDSQIDSPASLFADEQTLEAAKRRSYQQGVLDGREIAKVFAWMRPNDLIWNYFVNNYLLGKAPPAFDILYWNNDNTRLPAALHGDLLDFFKHNPLAHAAGLEVCGTAIDLQKVNVDSFSVAGNNDHITPWDAVYRSTLLLGGDKRFILANSGHVQSILNPPGNPKANYVDNPRLSSDPRAWLYDARQVEGSWWPQWLEWIQARSGAQRETLMALGNQNYPPMDPAPGTYVQAR, from the coding sequence ATGAAAGACAAGCCCGCAAAGGGGTCGGTACCGGTCCCCGCTTCGTATATGAACGTGCAGAATGCAATCACCGGCCTGCGCGGGCGCGACCTGCTGTCCACATTGCGCAATGTCAGCCGCCACAGCCTGCGCCATCCACTGCACACGGCCAAGCACATGCTCGCCCTGGGCAACCAGCTGGGGCGCGTGCTGCTCGGCGACACCCCGCACCAGCCCAACCCGCGCGACAACCGTTTCAAGGACCCGGCGTGGAATCTCAATCCCTTTTACAGCCGTGGTCTGCAGGCGTATCTCGCCTGGCAGAAACAGACCCGGCAATGGATCGATGAAAGCCAGCTGGAACCCGATGACCGCGCCCGCGCGCACTTTCTGTTTGCCTTGCTCAACGATGCGATGTCGCCGAGCAACTCCCTGCTCAACCCCGCCGCGGTCAAGGAGCTGTTCAACTCAGGCGGCCTGAGCCTGGTGCGCGGTCTGAACCACCTGGTCGATGATCTGCGCCACAACGATGGCTTGCCGCGCCAGGTCAATCCCCATGCCTTCGAGGTCGGTCGCAACCTGGCCACCACGCCAGGCGCAGTAGTGTTTCGCAGCGAGCTGCTGGAGCTGATCCAGTACAAGCCGATGAGCGAGAAACAGTACGCCCGGCCGGTGCTGGTGGTACCGCCACAGATCAACAAGTTCTACATCTTTGATTTGAGCCCGGCCAACAGCTTCGTGCAGTACATGCTCAAGAATGGCCTGCAGACCTTCATGATCAGCTGGCGCAACCCCGACCCGCGCCATCGTGAATGGGGCCTGTCGAGCTACGTCGAAGCCCTGGAAGAAGCCATGAATGTCTGCCGGGCCATCACCGGCAGCCGCGAGGTCAACCTGATGGGCGCCTGCGCCGGGGGCCTGACCATGGCTGCCCTGCAAGGCCACCTGCAGGCCAAGCGGCAATTGCGCAGGGTCAGCAGTGCCACCTACCTGGTCAGCCTGCTCGACAGCCAGATCGACAGCCCCGCCAGCCTGTTCGCCGACGAGCAGACCCTGGAAGCGGCCAAGCGTCGCTCCTACCAGCAGGGTGTGCTCGATGGCCGGGAGATCGCCAAGGTATTCGCCTGGATGCGCCCCAACGACCTGATCTGGAACTACTTCGTCAACAACTACCTGCTCGGCAAGGCGCCCCCGGCCTTCGACATTCTCTACTGGAACAACGACAACACCCGCCTGCCGGCGGCCCTGCATGGCGATCTGCTGGACTTCTTCAAGCACAACCCGCTGGCGCATGCCGCCGGCCTTGAGGTCTGCGGTACAGCGATCGACCTGCAGAAAGTCAACGTCGACAGCTTCAGCGTGGCCGGCAACAACGACCACATCACCCCCTGGGATGCGGTCTACCGCTCGACCCTGCTGCTGGGCGGCGACAAACGCTTCATCCTGGCCAACAGCGGCCATGTGCAAAGCATCCTCAACCCACCCGGCAATCCCAAGGCCAATTATGTCGACAATCCGCGCCTGAGCAGTGACCCACGGGCCTGGCTCTACGATGCCAGGCAGGTCGAGGGCAGTTGGTGGCCGCAATGGCTGGAATGGATTCAGGCGCGCTCCGGCGCGCAACGCGAAACCCTGATGGCTCTGGGTAACCAGAACTACCCTCCCATGGACCCCGCGCCCGGCACTTACGTGCAGGCGCGTTGA
- a CDS encoding TetR/AcrR family transcriptional regulator: protein MKTRDRILECALQLFNQQGEPNVSTLEIANEMGISPGNLYYHFHGKEPLVLGLFERFEDELTPLLDPPLEVRLDAEDYWLFLHLIVERMAQYRFLFQDLSNLTGRLPKLARGMRNLLNALKRTLAALLASLKAQGQVVSDTRALGQLVEQITLTLLFSLDYQRVLAREGEVGVVVYQVMMLVAPHLEAGSRHAAEQIALRYLDG from the coding sequence ATGAAAACCCGCGACCGAATTCTCGAGTGTGCCCTGCAGCTGTTCAACCAGCAGGGCGAACCGAATGTCTCGACCCTGGAAATCGCCAATGAAATGGGGATCAGCCCGGGCAACCTGTACTACCACTTCCACGGCAAGGAGCCGCTGGTCCTGGGTTTGTTCGAGCGCTTCGAAGACGAACTGACACCGTTGCTCGACCCACCTCTGGAGGTGCGCCTGGATGCCGAAGACTACTGGCTGTTCCTGCACCTGATCGTCGAGCGCATGGCCCAGTACCGCTTCCTGTTCCAGGACCTGTCGAACCTGACCGGACGTCTGCCCAAGCTGGCCCGTGGCATGCGCAACCTGCTCAACGCCCTCAAACGCACCCTGGCCGCCCTGCTCGCCAGCCTCAAGGCTCAGGGCCAGGTGGTCAGCGACACGCGGGCGTTGGGGCAACTGGTGGAACAGATCACCCTGACACTGTTGTTCTCACTCGACTATCAGCGTGTGCTAGCGCGTGAGGGTGAGGTCGGGGTGGTGGTGTATCAGGTGATGATGCTGGTAGCGCCGCATCTGGAGGCCGGGTCGCGGCATGCGGCCGAGCAGATCGCCTTGCGGTATCTGGATGGCTGA
- a CDS encoding phasin family protein encodes MAGKKNSEKESSSWVGGIEKYSRKIWLAGLGIYSKIDQDGNKLFESLVKDGEKAEKQAKSSVDAAKASAKSATSRVGDVKDRALGKWSELEEAFDKRLNSAISRLGVPSRNEVKALHQQVDTLTKQIEKLTGASVKPASSKPAAAKAAAKPLAKAAPKAAAKPAAKPAAAKTAAAKPAAKAAAKPAAAKPAAAKKPAVKKAAAKPAAKPAAPAASAAPAPSVAPVVTAAPIAPAPSASVSPISQS; translated from the coding sequence ATGGCTGGCAAGAAGAATAGCGAAAAAGAGAGCAGCTCCTGGGTCGGGGGGATCGAGAAGTATTCCCGCAAGATCTGGCTGGCTGGACTGGGTATCTACTCCAAGATCGACCAGGACGGCAACAAGCTGTTCGAGTCCCTGGTCAAGGATGGTGAGAAGGCTGAAAAACAGGCCAAGAGTTCCGTAGACGCGGCCAAGGCTTCGGCCAAGTCGGCCACCTCGCGGGTGGGCGATGTCAAAGACCGTGCACTGGGCAAATGGAGCGAGCTCGAAGAGGCTTTCGACAAGCGTCTGAACAGTGCCATTTCGCGTCTGGGCGTTCCGAGCCGCAATGAAGTCAAGGCGCTGCATCAGCAGGTCGACACCTTGACCAAGCAGATCGAGAAACTGACTGGTGCTTCGGTCAAGCCGGCCTCCAGCAAGCCGGCAGCGGCCAAGGCTGCCGCCAAGCCACTGGCCAAGGCGGCGCCGAAAGCGGCTGCCAAACCTGCAGCGAAACCGGCGGCAGCGAAAACCGCAGCGGCCAAACCTGCGGCCAAAGCAGCAGCCAAACCGGCAGCAGCCAAGCCTGCAGCGGCGAAGAAACCTGCGGTGAAAAAAGCAGCGGCCAAGCCTGCTGCCAAACCAGCAGCCCCGGCGGCCAGTGCGGCACCGGCACCCAGCGTTGCACCTGTGGTAACTGCAGCACCGATCGCGCCAGCACCATCGGCGTCGGTCAGCCCGATCAGCCAGTCCTGA
- a CDS encoding phasin family protein, translating to MAKVILKKKDDTQRALGEVRGYARKIWLAGLGAYARVGQEGADYLKELVKAGETVEKRGKKRIDHELDAANTQIDSVKGEISSVKGKVEVQLDKIEKAFDTRVASALNRIGIPSKHDVEALSAKLDELTALLERVARKQ from the coding sequence ATGGCCAAAGTGATTCTGAAGAAAAAAGACGACACCCAGCGCGCGCTGGGTGAGGTGCGCGGCTACGCGCGCAAGATCTGGCTGGCAGGCCTGGGCGCTTATGCCCGGGTCGGTCAGGAAGGTGCCGACTACCTGAAAGAGCTGGTCAAGGCCGGTGAAACCGTCGAGAAACGTGGCAAGAAACGCATCGATCATGAGCTTGATGCAGCCAACACTCAGATCGATTCGGTCAAAGGCGAAATCAGCAGCGTCAAGGGCAAGGTCGAAGTCCAGCTCGATAAAATCGAAAAGGCTTTCGACACACGGGTTGCCAGCGCCTTGAATCGCATCGGCATTCCGTCTAAACATGACGTGGAGGCACTCTCTGCCAAGCTCGATGAGCTGACGGCATTGCTTGAACGTGTCGCACGTAAACAATAA
- a CDS encoding polyhydroxyalkanoic acid system family protein → MTQISVERKHSLGREAAREKAQALVDKLAREYDLSARWNGDRVEVKRSGASGSVQIGEDTIRVELKLGMMLSMMSTTIKSEIERALDKALV, encoded by the coding sequence ATGACCCAGATCAGCGTTGAGCGCAAACACAGCCTGGGCCGCGAAGCGGCTCGGGAAAAGGCCCAGGCTCTGGTCGACAAGCTGGCCCGCGAGTACGACCTCAGCGCCCGCTGGAATGGCGACCGGGTCGAGGTCAAACGCAGCGGCGCCAGTGGCAGCGTGCAGATCGGTGAAGACACCATCAGGGTCGAGCTGAAGCTGGGCATGATGCTGTCGATGATGAGCACGACCATCAAGAGCGAGATCGAGCGGGCGTTGGACAAAGCCCTGGTGTGA
- the ubiE gene encoding bifunctional demethylmenaquinone methyltransferase/2-methoxy-6-polyprenyl-1,4-benzoquinol methylase UbiE encodes MNDQRKGDHAEPTTHFGYQNVPESQKAEKVAEVFHSVAAKYDLMNDVLSGGMHRLWKRFTIELSGVRSGNRVLDIAGGTGDLAAKFSQLVGPTGQVVLADINESMLKVGRDRLLDRGVAGNIEFVQADAEKLPFPDNHFDCVTIAFGLRNVTHKEDAIRSMLRVLKPGGRLLVLEFSKPTNTFMSKVYDAYSFAFMPLAGKLITNDSESYRYLAESIRMHPDQETLKAMMVEAGFDRVTYHNMTSGIVALHRGIKP; translated from the coding sequence ATGAACGATCAGCGCAAAGGCGACCACGCCGAACCCACCACCCATTTCGGCTACCAGAACGTGCCGGAAAGCCAGAAAGCAGAGAAAGTCGCTGAGGTTTTCCACTCGGTAGCCGCCAAGTACGACTTGATGAACGATGTGCTTTCCGGCGGCATGCACCGCCTGTGGAAACGCTTCACCATCGAACTGTCCGGCGTGCGCAGCGGCAACCGGGTCCTGGACATTGCCGGTGGCACCGGCGACCTGGCCGCCAAGTTCTCGCAACTGGTCGGCCCGACCGGTCAGGTCGTGCTGGCCGATATCAACGAATCGATGCTCAAGGTCGGTCGCGACCGCCTGCTCGACCGTGGCGTGGCCGGCAACATCGAATTCGTCCAGGCCGATGCGGAAAAGCTGCCGTTCCCGGACAACCACTTCGATTGCGTGACCATCGCCTTCGGTCTGCGTAACGTGACGCATAAAGAAGATGCCATCCGCTCAATGCTGCGGGTACTCAAACCCGGTGGCCGTTTGCTGGTGCTGGAGTTCTCCAAGCCGACCAACACATTCATGTCCAAGGTCTACGATGCCTATTCGTTCGCCTTCATGCCGCTGGCCGGCAAGCTGATCACCAATGACTCGGAAAGCTACCGCTACCTGGCCGAATCGATCCGCATGCACCCTGACCAGGAAACCCTCAAGGCGATGATGGTCGAGGCTGGTTTCGACCGCGTCACCTACCACAACATGACCAGCGGCATCGTTGCCCTGCACCGGGGTATCAAACCCTGA
- a CDS encoding ubiquinone biosynthesis accessory factor UbiJ, with amino-acid sequence MLLAGLLASVEHGLNRVLRLDSTALPRLRPLDGKVIAIDCRQPALQLFILPSDDGLMLAAHWANEADCTLRAPASSLMRLALSQDKSAVLHSPQVELEGDSAVLLDLVAVLQDLELDWEYEVSRWLGPIATQLLSGHLRSRASWTRHGLAALNQNLSEYLAEEARTLVGQREAEARFSELDTLKVDIERLEARIERLARSLDTSDNA; translated from the coding sequence ATGCTTCTGGCCGGCCTTCTTGCCAGCGTCGAACACGGTCTGAACCGTGTCCTGCGCCTGGACAGCACAGCGCTGCCGCGCTTGCGCCCGCTCGATGGCAAAGTGATTGCCATCGACTGCCGCCAGCCCGCACTGCAACTGTTCATTCTGCCCAGCGACGACGGCCTGATGCTTGCCGCGCACTGGGCCAATGAGGCCGACTGCACCCTGCGCGCCCCGGCCAGCAGCCTGATGCGCCTGGCCTTGAGCCAGGACAAGAGCGCCGTACTGCACAGCCCGCAGGTCGAGCTTGAAGGCGACAGCGCTGTACTGCTGGATCTGGTCGCGGTGCTCCAGGACCTGGAACTGGACTGGGAGTACGAAGTTTCGCGCTGGCTCGGGCCGATCGCCACGCAACTGCTCAGCGGCCATCTGCGCAGCCGTGCCAGCTGGACGCGCCACGGCCTGGCGGCGCTCAACCAGAACCTCTCCGAATACCTCGCCGAAGAGGCCCGGACCCTGGTTGGCCAACGCGAAGCCGAAGCCCGCTTCAGCGAACTCGACACGCTAAAAGTCGACATCGAACGCCTCGAGGCGCGCATTGAGCGCCTTGCCCGATCCCTTGATACCAGCGATAACGCATGA